One Pseudomonas sp. C27(2019) DNA window includes the following coding sequences:
- a CDS encoding extracellular solute-binding protein: MRVFLLLISVLLFSHQAFASLVTSHGYAQFEKLKYGAQFKHFDWVNPDASKGGTVRLMAFGSFDTLNPYTLKGTSPIATSGFYNYGISELNEPLMVGSGIYDPSGDEPASAYGLIAESVQYNASRSWVVFNLRKAARFHDGTPITAKDVAFSYRTLLKQGHPQYRTYLQEVARVDILSSHRIRFVFKRAGNPLLILRMGDLPVLPEHYWRDRDFSQTTFEPPLGSGPYAITSVKPGRNLVFERVKDWWGKDLPVNRGKYNFDKVIVDFYRDKDVAFEAFKVGSFDFYLEHQAKNWANNYRFPAIAKGEVIRAEIPHEIPTQTQALFINTRRSTFSDSATRQALTMLFDFEWANKTLFNNAYQRSKSYYPNSDFSARGTPKGAEGLLLAKWRKELPLALFLEPFTLETTEGRGIPRETLRKALGLFAEAGWKSTTRGLKNKHGHTLSLEILLVNPSLERILQAYINTLKAVGIDARMRTVDRAQYKQRLDNFDFDLTLLTLPQTLSPGLEQWQYFHSSQASVKGSKNYAGINNPIVDDLLEQLLNAKTYNQQRAAARALDRILLWNYYSIPNWYISHHRIAYQNRFEFVRTPPYTLGLRAWWLKPSEID, translated from the coding sequence ATGCGCGTTTTTTTATTACTCATCAGCGTGCTCTTGTTCAGCCATCAGGCGTTCGCCAGTTTAGTGACCAGTCACGGTTATGCGCAGTTTGAAAAACTAAAATACGGTGCACAGTTTAAGCACTTTGATTGGGTCAACCCAGACGCAAGCAAAGGCGGCACGGTCCGTTTAATGGCATTTGGCAGCTTTGATACGCTCAACCCCTACACCTTAAAAGGCACCAGCCCAATTGCTACCTCCGGTTTTTATAACTACGGAATCAGTGAGCTCAACGAGCCATTAATGGTTGGCAGCGGTATCTATGATCCTTCAGGTGATGAGCCTGCCAGTGCCTACGGGCTTATTGCAGAAAGCGTGCAATATAACGCCAGTCGCAGCTGGGTGGTGTTTAACCTGCGCAAAGCAGCGCGTTTTCATGACGGCACGCCGATCACGGCGAAAGATGTGGCTTTTTCCTACCGCACGTTATTAAAACAAGGTCACCCACAATACCGCACCTACCTGCAAGAGGTAGCGCGGGTCGACATCCTCAGCAGTCACCGCATCCGTTTTGTGTTTAAACGTGCGGGTAACCCCTTATTGATTTTACGTATGGGCGATTTACCAGTACTGCCTGAGCATTACTGGCGCGACCGTGATTTCAGTCAAACCACATTTGAACCACCACTGGGTAGCGGCCCTTATGCTATTACCTCGGTCAAGCCTGGGCGCAATTTGGTCTTTGAGCGGGTAAAAGACTGGTGGGGTAAAGACCTGCCAGTCAATCGCGGTAAGTACAATTTCGACAAAGTCATCGTTGATTTTTACCGTGATAAAGATGTGGCCTTTGAAGCGTTTAAAGTTGGCAGCTTTGACTTTTATCTTGAGCATCAAGCGAAAAACTGGGCCAATAACTACCGTTTCCCAGCCATTGCTAAAGGTGAAGTGATTCGTGCGGAAATCCCTCACGAAATCCCGACGCAAACCCAAGCGTTATTTATCAACACACGCCGTAGCACATTTAGTGATAGCGCCACCCGCCAAGCCCTGACAATGCTATTTGATTTTGAGTGGGCCAATAAAACCTTATTCAACAATGCTTATCAGCGCTCCAAAAGTTACTACCCTAACAGCGACTTTTCCGCGCGCGGAACGCCCAAGGGCGCAGAAGGCTTATTGCTGGCAAAGTGGCGTAAAGAACTGCCTCTGGCTTTATTTTTAGAACCTTTCACCTTGGAAACCACCGAAGGTCGCGGCATACCTAGGGAGACATTGCGTAAAGCGTTAGGCCTGTTTGCCGAGGCGGGCTGGAAAAGCACCACCCGCGGCCTAAAAAACAAGCATGGACACACCCTAAGCTTAGAAATACTGCTAGTGAACCCGAGCTTAGAGCGCATTTTACAGGCCTATATCAACACCCTGAAGGCCGTGGGTATTGATGCGCGCATGCGCACCGTGGATCGTGCGCAATACAAGCAGCGTTTGGATAATTTTGACTTTGATTTAACCCTGCTGACCCTGCCGCAAACACTCAGCCCGGGGCTTGAGCAATGGCAATACTTTCACTCGTCGCAAGCCTCAGTTAAAGGCAGTAAAAACTATGCGGGCATCAACAATCCCATTGTTGATGATCTGTTAGAGCAGTTGCTAAACGCGAAAACCTACAACCAGCAACGCGCTGCCGCTCGCGCACTGGACCGAATTCTATTGTGGAACTACTACAGCATTCCAAACTGGTATATTAGCCACCACCGTATTGCTTATCAGAACCGTTTTGAGTTTGTACGCACACCACCCTATACATTAGGCTTACGTGCTTGGTGGTTAAAACCTTCGGAGATTGATTGA
- a CDS encoding extracellular solute-binding protein → MLTVLRRGCLSLCVLVCSASVFAQPQHAMTLYDEAPKYPSDFSHFDYTNPEAPKGGTLRLAGLNGFDSLNPFIPKGNAADRIGLLYDTLTYHSADEPFTEYGLLAEHIEKADDNSFVRFYLNPKARFNDGEAVTAEDVLFTFNTLVEKGHPLYRHYYADVADVVIESPLQVRFDFKHNNNRELPLILGQLQILPKHWWAERDFTKTSLSPPLGSGPYRLTSVEAGRSLRYERVKDWWAKDLPVARGLYNFDSIVIDYYRDMSVALEAFKAGRFDFNLEYSAKDWATGYESPALRNGDIIQTAVKNHNPVGMQGFTFNIRKPIFQDRRVREAIALLFDYEWTNKQLFYSSYIRTHSFFENSELAARGLPSAEELELLEPLRGSIPDQVFTQAFKTPVSDGSGIIRERRLEAWRLLQEAGYRIENDQMVNAEGEPLAFEFIIAQANLERVLLPFKRNLAELGIEMTIRRTDVSQYINRMRSRDFDMTSSIWSQSNSPGNEQRDFWHSSSVDNPGSRNFIGLQDPAIDSLVEGLINAPSRASLITYARALDRVLLWGHYVIPNYYTDSWRIAYWQHLQQPEVAPLYDYGLMTWWIKAEAADSSPAADQ, encoded by the coding sequence ATGCTGACTGTATTGCGTCGTGGCTGTTTATCATTGTGTGTCTTGGTCTGTAGTGCCAGCGTGTTTGCGCAACCGCAACATGCGATGACGCTGTACGATGAAGCGCCAAAGTACCCAAGTGACTTCAGCCATTTTGACTACACCAATCCAGAGGCGCCAAAAGGTGGCACCTTACGCTTGGCCGGCTTAAATGGCTTTGACAGCCTCAATCCCTTTATTCCCAAGGGCAACGCAGCAGATCGCATTGGTTTGCTCTATGACACCCTCACCTACCATTCTGCTGATGAACCCTTTACTGAATATGGCTTGCTCGCCGAGCACATCGAAAAAGCTGATGACAACAGTTTTGTACGCTTCTACTTAAACCCTAAAGCGCGTTTTAATGATGGTGAAGCGGTCACTGCGGAGGATGTGCTCTTTACTTTTAACACCCTCGTTGAAAAAGGCCACCCGCTGTATCGCCACTACTATGCCGATGTCGCCGATGTGGTGATAGAGAGCCCGCTGCAAGTGCGTTTTGATTTTAAGCACAATAACAACCGCGAATTACCGCTGATTTTAGGGCAATTACAAATCCTGCCTAAGCACTGGTGGGCTGAGCGTGACTTCACTAAAACCAGCTTAAGCCCACCGTTGGGCAGCGGCCCCTACCGCTTAACCAGCGTTGAAGCCGGTCGCAGTCTGCGCTATGAGCGGGTTAAGGACTGGTGGGCAAAAGACTTACCGGTAGCGCGCGGGCTGTATAATTTTGACAGCATTGTGATTGATTACTATCGCGATATGTCAGTCGCACTGGAAGCCTTTAAAGCGGGCCGCTTTGATTTTAATTTAGAGTATTCAGCCAAAGACTGGGCCACAGGTTATGAGTCCCCTGCTCTGCGCAACGGTGACATCATTCAAACAGCAGTGAAAAACCACAATCCGGTGGGCATGCAGGGCTTTACCTTTAATATCCGCAAGCCTATTTTCCAAGACCGTCGCGTGCGTGAAGCCATTGCTTTGCTATTTGATTATGAATGGACCAACAAACAGCTGTTTTACAGCTCATATATCCGCACCCACAGCTTTTTTGAAAACTCAGAGCTCGCGGCGCGTGGCCTGCCCAGTGCTGAAGAGCTTGAGCTGTTAGAGCCATTGCGCGGTTCGATCCCTGACCAAGTGTTTACTCAGGCATTCAAAACGCCGGTCAGCGATGGCAGCGGTATTATTCGTGAGCGTCGCCTAGAAGCATGGCGCTTGCTGCAAGAGGCCGGCTACCGCATTGAAAATGATCAAATGGTTAACGCTGAGGGTGAGCCGCTGGCTTTTGAATTTATTATTGCGCAGGCTAACTTGGAGCGTGTTCTGCTACCCTTTAAGCGCAATCTGGCTGAACTTGGCATCGAAATGACCATTCGTCGCACCGATGTCTCGCAGTACATCAACCGTATGCGCTCACGGGATTTTGATATGACCTCAAGCATTTGGTCGCAATCCAATTCGCCGGGTAATGAGCAGCGTGACTTTTGGCATTCCAGCAGTGTCGACAATCCCGGTAGCCGTAACTTTATCGGCCTGCAAGACCCTGCTATCGACAGTCTAGTTGAAGGTTTAATCAATGCACCCAGCCGCGCCAGTTTAATCACCTATGCACGCGCACTGGATCGAGTTTTGCTCTGGGGCCATTACGTGATTCCAAACTACTACACTGACAGCTGGCGTATCGCCTACTGGCAGCACCTTCAGCAACCTGAAGTAGCACCTTTATATGACTATGGCTTAATGACCTGGTGGATTAAAGCCGAGGCTGCCGACTCCTCACCTGCGGCGGATCAATAA
- a CDS encoding ABC transporter ATP-binding protein, whose amino-acid sequence MHSIQENKSEQLLSIEDLSVEFISGEAVTRAVNHISFTINKGETLALVGESGSGKSVTAHSILRLLPYPLARHPSGKILYKGNDLLSAAPEYLRTVRGDRIAMIFQEPMSSLNPLHSIEKQINEILILHKGMSAKQASARTLELLTLVEIKNPAQRMSSYPHELSGGQRQRVMIAMALANEPELLIADEPTTALDVTVQLTILELLKDLQKRLGMAILLISHDLNLVRRVAHRVCVMQHGKIVEQAPCEQIFTQPQHPYTQELLGAEPSGTPVPHTASEILLETQDLRVWFPIKKGVLQRTVDHVKAVDGISFALQRGQTLGVVGESGSGKSTLGLAILRLIHSKGSILYAGNAIDGLSQKQVRPLRRDIQVVFQDPFGSLSPRMSVSDIIGEGLHIHKMGNAQEQEQAIIAALREVDLDPETRHRYPHEFSGGQRQRIAIARALVLKPKLIVLDEPTSALDRTVQRQVVELLRNLQLKYNLTYVFISHDLAVVKALSHQLLVMRQGHVIEQGAAERIFAAPQHNYTQQLLAAAFINNPAQL is encoded by the coding sequence ATGCATTCGATCCAAGAAAATAAGAGCGAGCAATTGCTCAGTATTGAAGACTTATCCGTTGAGTTTATCAGCGGTGAAGCTGTTACTCGTGCGGTCAATCACATCAGTTTTACTATCAATAAAGGTGAAACCCTGGCACTGGTTGGCGAAAGCGGCTCAGGCAAATCAGTCACCGCGCATTCTATTTTGCGTTTACTGCCCTACCCGCTGGCCCGTCATCCGAGCGGTAAGATTCTCTACAAAGGTAACGACTTACTCAGTGCAGCACCGGAGTATTTACGTACAGTACGCGGCGACCGTATTGCCATGATCTTCCAAGAGCCGATGAGCTCGCTAAACCCTTTGCACAGCATTGAAAAACAGATCAATGAGATTTTGATCCTGCACAAAGGCATGTCCGCCAAGCAAGCGTCAGCACGCACCCTGGAGCTGTTGACCTTAGTGGAGATCAAGAACCCAGCGCAGCGCATGAGTTCTTACCCACACGAGCTGTCTGGCGGTCAACGTCAGCGTGTGATGATTGCTATGGCGCTGGCCAATGAGCCTGAGCTATTGATTGCTGATGAGCCGACCACTGCGCTGGATGTCACCGTGCAGCTGACCATTTTGGAGCTGCTCAAAGACTTGCAGAAACGCCTCGGTATGGCGATTTTGCTGATCAGCCATGACTTGAACTTAGTGCGCCGCGTCGCACACCGCGTTTGCGTGATGCAACATGGCAAGATTGTTGAGCAAGCACCTTGCGAGCAGATTTTTACACAGCCGCAACACCCTTATACGCAAGAGTTACTCGGTGCTGAGCCAAGCGGTACGCCTGTGCCGCATACAGCCAGCGAGATCTTGCTGGAAACTCAGGACTTGCGGGTGTGGTTTCCAATCAAAAAAGGTGTACTACAGCGCACGGTTGATCATGTCAAAGCGGTCGATGGCATTAGTTTTGCCCTACAACGCGGGCAAACACTGGGTGTGGTCGGTGAAAGCGGCTCAGGCAAATCAACCCTTGGCTTGGCCATTTTGCGGCTGATTCACAGCAAAGGCAGCATTTTGTATGCCGGTAACGCCATTGATGGCCTGTCGCAAAAGCAAGTACGACCCCTGCGCCGTGACATTCAAGTGGTATTTCAGGACCCTTTTGGTAGCCTAAGCCCGCGAATGAGCGTCTCAGATATAATTGGCGAAGGCTTACACATTCACAAGATGGGTAATGCGCAGGAACAAGAACAAGCGATTATCGCTGCGTTACGTGAAGTGGACCTTGATCCAGAGACACGGCACCGTTATCCCCATGAGTTTTCAGGGGGGCAACGTCAGCGCATTGCGATTGCACGCGCCTTAGTGCTTAAGCCTAAATTAATCGTGCTGGATGAACCCACTTCGGCATTGGATCGCACTGTACAACGCCAAGTGGTAGAGCTGCTACGCAACTTGCAGCTTAAATACAATTTGACCTATGTGTTTATCAGCCATGATTTGGCTGTGGTCAAAGCCCTCAGCCACCAATTACTGGTGATGCGCCAAGGGCACGTGATTGAACAAGGTGCTGCTGAACGCATTTTTGCAGCACCGCAACACAACTACACACAGCAGTTGCTAGCAGCGGCTTTTATAAACAACCCTGCTCAATTGTGA
- a CDS encoding microcin C ABC transporter permease YejB → MLAYILRRLLLIIPTLLGILVVNFIIIQAAPGGPVEQMIAKLEGFDAAAGGATGRISGGGAEVSSSSASNYRGAQGLDPELVLEIEKMYGFDKPAVERFWIMLKNYAHFDFGDSFFRDAKVTDLILEKMPVSISLGLWSTLLMYMISIPLGISKAVRHGSSFDVWTSSAIILGYAIPAFLFAILLVVVFAGGSYLSWFPLRGLTSNDFEELSLLGKIADYFWHLALPVTALVIGNFATLTLLTKNSFLDEINKQYVTTARAKGLAENKVLYGHVFRNAMLIIIAGFPAAFIGMFFTGSLLIEVIFSLDGLGLLSFEAAINRDYPVVFGTLFLFTLLGLLVKLIGDITYTLVDPRIDFSSRGN, encoded by the coding sequence ATGCTGGCGTATATTCTTAGGCGGCTACTGCTGATCATTCCCACTTTGCTGGGCATATTAGTGGTCAACTTTATTATTATTCAGGCTGCACCTGGTGGGCCTGTTGAGCAAATGATTGCCAAACTGGAAGGCTTTGATGCGGCGGCAGGCGGCGCCACAGGGCGTATTTCTGGTGGCGGCGCTGAAGTATCAAGCAGTTCAGCCAGCAACTACCGTGGTGCACAAGGGCTTGATCCTGAACTGGTCTTAGAAATTGAAAAAATGTACGGCTTTGATAAACCGGCCGTTGAACGCTTTTGGATTATGCTGAAAAACTACGCGCACTTTGATTTTGGTGACAGCTTTTTCCGCGACGCCAAAGTCACAGATTTGATTCTTGAAAAAATGCCAGTGTCCATCTCCCTTGGACTCTGGAGTACGCTGCTGATGTATATGATTTCCATACCCCTGGGCATCAGTAAAGCAGTACGCCATGGCAGCTCATTTGATGTGTGGACCAGTTCGGCGATTATTTTAGGCTATGCCATTCCCGCTTTCTTGTTTGCCATTCTATTGGTGGTGGTGTTTGCCGGCGGCAGTTATTTAAGCTGGTTCCCACTGCGCGGCCTCACCTCCAATGACTTTGAAGAGCTGAGCCTGCTCGGTAAAATCGCTGATTACTTTTGGCACCTCGCCTTACCGGTCACGGCCTTGGTGATTGGTAACTTTGCTACTCTCACCCTGCTTACCAAAAACAGCTTTCTAGATGAAATCAATAAGCAGTATGTGACCACCGCACGCGCCAAAGGCTTAGCGGAAAACAAAGTTCTGTATGGGCATGTGTTTCGTAACGCCATGCTGATTATTATTGCCGGTTTCCCTGCTGCCTTTATTGGTATGTTTTTTACCGGCTCGCTGTTGATTGAAGTGATCTTCTCGTTAGATGGGCTTGGTCTGCTCAGCTTTGAGGCGGCGATTAACCGCGATTATCCTGTGGTATTTGGTACCTTATTCTTGTTTACGCTTTTGGGGTTACTGGTTAAATTGATCGGCGATATCACCTACACTCTGGTCGATCCACGCATCGACTTCAGCAGCAGGGGCAATTGA
- a CDS encoding ABC transporter permease — translation MALSPINQRRFALFKSHKRGWFSLWIFLGLFILSLGAEFIANDKPLLVQYDGALYFPVLKRYPETTFGGEFPLQANYKSPYIKELIAKKNGWMLWPVIPFSYVSINYDLQVPAPAPPSLQNWLGTDDQGRDVMARVIYGFRISVLFALTLTLISSMIGVFVGALQGFYGGWVDLIGQRFLEVWSGLPVLYLLIIMASFIQPNFWWLLGIMLLFSWMSLVDLVRAEFLRGRNLEYVRAARALGMQNSAIMFRHILPNAMVSTLTFLPFILTGAIGTLTALDFLGFGLPPGSPSLGELVAQGKSNLQAPWLGISAFTVLALMLSLLVFIGEAARDAFDPRK, via the coding sequence ATGGCCCTGTCACCCATCAACCAAAGACGCTTTGCGCTGTTTAAATCGCACAAACGCGGCTGGTTTTCTTTGTGGATTTTCCTTGGCTTATTTATTTTATCGCTGGGCGCCGAGTTTATTGCCAACGATAAACCACTGCTGGTGCAGTATGACGGCGCGCTGTACTTTCCGGTGCTCAAGCGCTACCCAGAAACCACCTTTGGTGGCGAGTTTCCGCTGCAAGCCAATTACAAAAGCCCGTATATCAAAGAGCTGATTGCGAAAAAAAATGGCTGGATGCTTTGGCCGGTGATTCCGTTTAGTTACGTCAGCATCAATTACGACCTGCAAGTGCCAGCACCTGCTCCACCGTCTTTGCAAAACTGGCTGGGCACTGACGATCAAGGTCGTGACGTGATGGCACGGGTAATTTACGGCTTTCGTATTTCGGTATTATTTGCCCTGACTCTAACCCTGATCAGCTCGATGATTGGCGTATTTGTCGGTGCACTGCAAGGCTTTTATGGCGGCTGGGTGGACTTGATCGGCCAGCGCTTTTTAGAGGTTTGGTCGGGGCTACCGGTCCTATATTTGCTGATCATTATGGCCAGTTTTATTCAGCCTAACTTTTGGTGGCTGCTGGGTATTATGCTGCTGTTTTCTTGGATGAGCTTGGTGGATTTGGTCCGTGCTGAATTTTTACGTGGCCGTAACCTTGAATATGTTCGTGCCGCACGCGCGCTGGGCATGCAAAACAGTGCCATTATGTTTCGCCATATTCTGCCCAACGCCATGGTGTCTACCCTGACGTTCCTGCCGTTTATTTTAACCGGCGCAATCGGCACCTTAACTGCGCTGGACTTTTTGGGCTTTGGTTTGCCACCTGGATCGCCGTCTTTAGGTGAGTTGGTGGCGCAAGGTAAATCCAACTTACAAGCGCCGTGGCTGGGTATCAGCGCCTTTACCGTATTGGCGTTAATGTTAAGTTTATTAGTATTTATTGGTGAGGCTGCCCGTGATGCATTCGATCCAAGAAAATAA
- a CDS encoding LysM peptidoglycan-binding domain-containing protein: MPLLDRNNTSIYRSIRRAVCLAAVTAAVLLGSGCQSFNGANKDATQSAQAKKQSADAFLLNSQRSSRWMSVADTEPEVDIWQRIRQGYQLQSYLEESPRTDHQRLWFASRGNSIEIMSERSSPYMYYIVENLEARNMPLELALLPMIESAYNPMAYSRSHASGLWQFIPSTGHHFKLKQSHWYDARRDIMASTQAALDYLEYLHKMFDNDWLLALAAYNAGEGTVGRAIKRNIARNLPTDYWNLHLPAETQAYVPKLLAVSQLINAPEAYGITLSPIANEAYFTKVPLKQQMEITRLAKLAKLDEDALIKLNPAYKQGITFDGPKHLLVPLENAEHLQAQLASIKPSDWIQWHQYKVRSGDNLSTIARRNQVPITLIKDINKLSSNRLQIGQILNMPKTRNSTANTVAPYTAAAVGTLYTVRAGDNLSKIAAQRKVSVAELKRWNKLSSNALKIGQKLSLTPRTGDRSVAATSKATVYKVRSGDSLYAIARRHKVSLKQLQNWNPSISSTLKPGQTLSLYL, encoded by the coding sequence ATGCCTCTTCTCGACCGCAACAACACATCTATTTATCGTTCTATTCGCCGTGCAGTTTGCCTTGCAGCTGTCACGGCGGCAGTGCTCTTAGGCTCAGGTTGTCAGTCCTTTAACGGGGCAAATAAAGATGCAACACAGAGCGCACAAGCAAAAAAACAAAGCGCAGACGCCTTTCTCCTGAACTCACAAAGATCATCACGCTGGATGAGCGTTGCTGATACAGAGCCTGAAGTTGATATTTGGCAGCGTATTCGTCAAGGTTATCAGCTGCAAAGCTACCTTGAGGAGAGCCCTCGAACCGATCACCAGCGCCTATGGTTTGCCAGTCGCGGCAACTCAATTGAGATCATGTCTGAGCGCAGCAGCCCCTACATGTACTACATAGTTGAAAACTTAGAGGCGCGCAATATGCCGCTTGAGTTGGCTTTGCTACCAATGATTGAAAGCGCTTATAACCCTATGGCGTATTCACGCTCACATGCTTCTGGACTCTGGCAGTTTATTCCATCCACAGGCCATCATTTTAAACTCAAGCAATCACACTGGTACGATGCGCGTCGCGATATTATGGCCTCTACGCAAGCTGCACTCGATTACCTTGAATACCTGCATAAAATGTTTGATAACGACTGGTTGCTGGCTTTAGCCGCTTATAACGCCGGCGAAGGCACTGTTGGTCGCGCAATCAAACGCAATATCGCGCGCAATTTACCAACCGATTACTGGAATTTACATTTACCTGCAGAAACTCAAGCGTATGTCCCGAAACTATTGGCAGTTTCACAACTGATTAACGCACCTGAAGCCTATGGTATTACCCTCAGCCCCATCGCTAATGAAGCCTACTTTACTAAAGTTCCACTCAAGCAACAGATGGAAATAACCCGCTTAGCTAAACTGGCCAAGCTCGATGAAGATGCCCTGATCAAACTCAACCCTGCCTACAAGCAAGGCATTACCTTTGACGGCCCTAAGCACCTCTTGGTGCCGCTAGAAAATGCCGAACATTTACAAGCGCAACTCGCATCCATTAAACCCAGTGACTGGATACAATGGCATCAATACAAGGTGCGCAGCGGTGACAACCTATCAACCATTGCCAGACGTAATCAGGTGCCTATTACCCTGATTAAAGACATCAACAAGCTATCCAGTAATCGCTTACAAATCGGCCAAATACTGAATATGCCAAAAACCCGTAACAGCACGGCTAACACTGTAGCACCATACACAGCTGCAGCGGTTGGCACCCTATACACAGTCCGCGCGGGTGACAATTTATCCAAGATTGCAGCACAGCGAAAGGTCTCTGTCGCTGAGCTCAAGCGCTGGAATAAACTCTCATCGAATGCACTCAAAATCGGGCAAAAACTAAGCCTTACACCCCGTACTGGCGATCGAAGTGTGGCAGCAACATCAAAAGCTACTGTGTATAAAGTACGCTCTGGCGACTCTCTATACGCCATTGCACGTCGACACAAAGTCAGCTTAAAGCAGCTGCAAAACTGGAACCCATCAATCAGTAGCACATTAAAACCTGGGCAAACGCTGTCACTGTATCTTTAA
- the fabI gene encoding enoyl-ACP reductase FabI: MGFMTGKRVLIVGVASKLSIASGIAAAMHREGAELAFTYQNEKLQKRVEGFAESWGSSADLCFPCDVANDEDIENVFVELSKKWDGLDCIVHSVGFAPGDQLDGDFTEVTTRDGFKIAHDISAYSFIALAKAGRSMMQGRNGSLLTLTYLGAERTMPNYNVMGMAKASLEAGVRYLAGSLGAEGTRVNAVSAGPIRTLAASGIKSFRKMLAANEKQTPLRRNVTIEEVGNAGAFLCSDLASGISGEIMYVDGGFNTTAMGNIEED, encoded by the coding sequence ATGGGTTTTATGACCGGTAAGCGCGTTTTAATCGTTGGCGTGGCCAGCAAATTGTCGATCGCTTCAGGTATCGCAGCAGCCATGCACCGTGAAGGCGCAGAATTGGCATTCACCTACCAAAATGAAAAGCTACAAAAGCGTGTCGAAGGTTTTGCCGAAAGCTGGGGTTCATCAGCTGACCTGTGCTTTCCATGCGATGTGGCCAACGACGAAGATATCGAAAATGTATTCGTTGAGCTATCAAAAAAATGGGACGGTTTAGACTGCATCGTGCACTCAGTGGGCTTTGCCCCTGGCGATCAACTCGATGGTGACTTTACTGAAGTGACCACCCGTGACGGTTTCAAAATTGCTCATGATATCAGTGCTTACAGCTTTATTGCCTTAGCTAAAGCAGGTCGCAGCATGATGCAAGGGCGTAACGGTAGCTTGCTGACCCTGACCTACCTTGGCGCAGAGCGCACCATGCCAAACTACAACGTGATGGGTATGGCTAAAGCCAGCCTAGAAGCGGGTGTGCGTTACTTAGCCGGTAGCCTAGGCGCTGAAGGTACACGAGTCAACGCAGTTTCCGCTGGGCCAATTCGCACCTTGGCCGCATCTGGCATTAAGAGCTTCCGTAAAATGCTGGCTGCCAATGAAAAGCAAACGCCGTTGCGCCGCAATGTAACCATTGAAGAAGTGGGTAATGCTGGGGCATTTTTATGCTCAGATTTAGCTTCAGGTATCAGCGGTGAAATCATGTATGTTGATGGTGGTTTCAACACCACAGCAATGGGCAATATCGAAGAAGATTAA